A stretch of the Candidatus Auribacterota bacterium genome encodes the following:
- a CDS encoding DUF134 domain-containing protein, producing MPRPQCLRRICCLPGVIYFKPAGIPLRILEEVVVTLDELEALRLADLGGMYQEKAAASMNISRPTFSRLIESAHKKVAEALVNGKALRLEGGNVIMKGGMNMPRGDGTGPVGTRQGLGGGPCGCGQRRGFGGRRGVRWRKASSIPNGDGATPGGGSVGASERGETESRKKAD from the coding sequence ATGCCAAGACCACAATGCCTGAGAAGAATCTGTTGTTTACCAGGGGTAATATACTTCAAACCCGCGGGCATTCCACTGCGAATATTAGAGGAGGTTGTTGTCACGCTCGATGAGCTGGAGGCGCTCCGCTTGGCTGACCTCGGAGGCATGTATCAGGAAAAGGCGGCGGCGAGCATGAATATTTCGCGCCCCACTTTCTCACGCCTCATCGAGTCGGCGCATAAAAAAGTCGCCGAGGCGCTGGTGAATGGAAAGGCCCTTCGGCTGGAAGGTGGTAACGTGATAATGAAAGGAGGCATGAACATGCCACGAGGAGATGGAACAGGGCCTGTCGGCACGCGGCAGGGATTGGGGGGCGGACCGTGCGGCTGTGGTCAGCGACGCGGGTTCGGAGGTCGGCGCGGAGTCAGATGGCGAAAGGCGTCGTCGATACCCAATGGAGATGGCGCCACGCCGGGAGGGGGCTCAGTGGGCGCGTCTGAAAGAGGAGAAACGGAAAGCAGAAAAAAGGCAGATTAG
- a CDS encoding type II toxin-antitoxin system MqsA family antitoxin: protein MKCPKCGNNLKKKKVLEYHFLESGLSYVYIGNIAISYCIQDKDIAIPEVPKLQELLDVIWVDIILNPQPLVGEDIRFLRQAIDLTQLEFAKLLGVTSNTMARWERGELRPTAAMDLTIRRAILPKADEHVLSLLKRRVKQLIQQKVKFRADLKEFSLASHNDLRYAYPERPMETLPTALKRSNNPLFVQEETAAYAFC, encoded by the coding sequence ATGAAATGCCCGAAATGTGGGAATAATTTAAAGAAGAAAAAAGTATTAGAATATCATTTTCTTGAATCAGGATTGTCCTATGTTTACATTGGCAATATCGCTATAAGCTATTGCATCCAGGACAAAGATATTGCGATACCCGAGGTCCCCAAACTGCAGGAGCTCTTGGATGTCATTTGGGTGGATATCATATTGAATCCTCAGCCTCTCGTGGGCGAGGATATTCGCTTTCTGAGACAGGCTATTGACCTGACCCAGCTGGAATTCGCAAAGCTATTGGGTGTGACTTCCAATACTATGGCTAGATGGGAGCGAGGGGAGTTGCGTCCTACTGCGGCGATGGATTTGACTATCAGACGAGCGATTCTCCCTAAAGCTGATGAGCATGTCCTCTCTCTTCTAAAGAGGAGGGTCAAACAGTTGATTCAGCAAAAGGTTAAATTCAGAGCCGATCTGAAGGAGTTCAGTTTGGCTTCGCACAACGATCTCCGATACGCATATCCAGAGAGACCTATGGAAACCCTTCCGACAGCTTTAAAAAGAAGCAATAACCCATTGTTTGTCCAGGAAGAAACAGCGGCTTATGCTTTCTGCTGA
- a CDS encoding diguanylate cyclase, protein MNIAIPVEENKGLESPVHGHFGSAPMFLLIDSETMGVEVLNNRDQEHVHGMCNPLKTLGARKVDAVIVSGIGTGALLGFRGAGIRVFHSSGRTVADAVSLLIADRLVELDQQASCTGHNAAGGCRHT, encoded by the coding sequence ATGAACATTGCGATTCCAGTCGAAGAGAATAAGGGTCTTGAAAGTCCGGTGCATGGTCATTTCGGGTCCGCGCCGATGTTCTTGCTGATTGATTCAGAGACAATGGGAGTCGAGGTGTTGAATAATCGCGACCAGGAACACGTTCATGGCATGTGCAATCCGCTGAAGACACTGGGGGCGCGCAAGGTCGATGCGGTTATTGTCAGTGGCATCGGGACGGGAGCACTCCTCGGGTTTCGCGGGGCGGGTATCCGCGTGTTTCACTCAAGCGGCCGAACGGTGGCGGACGCGGTCTCTTTGCTCATAGCTGACCGGCTTGTGGAGCTTGACCAGCAAGCATCATGCACGGGACATAACGCGGCGGGGGGATGCCGTCATACGTGA
- a CDS encoding PAS domain S-box protein gives MKNLHGAVKKPFGGRNLSDEWIGSIKLSKAGRLHENDVYGGDDSWYGRCFEDLKDAVFIETPEGRIIDVNKAACQMLGYSKKELLKMDVAAILPPEIASKLSRSVQKDTVRKGVYVETENMRKDGTLIPVEVSCTLNEIGGERRVIAISRDITERRRIEDELSKYQEHLEEMVKRRTSELAESEDRFRKIFELTKDAIFIEKPTGEILDVNKAGCAILGYTREELLKMDVSEIVTPEVAKTLARTIKPSTVQEGVYVETQDMRKDGSYVPVEVSCTLVEIKGQPSVIAVLRDISERMAAEKTLRESEEWFRNIFNSIRDGIFVMRTDRSFADVNKAACELWGYKRDEMLRKGVRDIVPAEVEAMISPSCIDKVVRRGSCIEAKGIRKDGKIIMIEGGATFVEAGGEKKIIVIVRDISERKRVAERLRKSELKYRTLLENLPQKIVYKNVDSVYISCNENFARDAKMKPEEIVGKTDFDLFKKELAESYRKVDRQVMRSGKTEYFEERYMKGRRESIIQTVKTPVRDEKGRITGILGIFWDITRRKQDEEKLKKYQRRLEEMVEERTAKLAGTNERLRKEINERRETEKALRGSEGRLRERKMALERKNIALGEMIEQIGHEKEHVKNDVVVNVEKLLLPILRKLKGGTTHIESKYIDLLRRTCEE, from the coding sequence GTGAAAAATTTGCATGGCGCAGTAAAAAAGCCTTTTGGAGGGCGTAACCTTTCGGATGAATGGATCGGTTCCATCAAGTTGTCGAAGGCCGGTCGATTGCATGAGAATGATGTATATGGAGGCGATGATTCATGGTACGGGAGATGTTTTGAAGACCTGAAGGATGCAGTTTTTATAGAAACGCCTGAGGGCAGGATCATTGATGTGAATAAAGCCGCATGCCAGATGCTGGGCTACTCGAAAAAAGAGCTGCTAAAAATGGACGTGGCAGCGATTCTCCCCCCTGAAATTGCTTCGAAACTGTCTCGGTCGGTTCAAAAGGATACAGTCAGGAAAGGCGTTTATGTAGAGACTGAAAATATGCGCAAGGACGGCACGCTCATTCCTGTCGAGGTAAGCTGCACGCTCAATGAGATAGGGGGCGAAAGGCGGGTGATTGCCATCTCGCGGGATATCACGGAGCGGAGGCGCATAGAAGATGAATTGAGTAAATATCAGGAACACCTTGAGGAGATGGTGAAGCGGCGCACGTCGGAGCTGGCGGAAAGCGAGGATCGGTTCCGCAAGATATTTGAATTAACGAAAGACGCGATATTTATCGAGAAACCGACGGGCGAGATCCTCGATGTGAACAAGGCTGGATGTGCCATACTTGGCTATACGAGGGAAGAGCTTCTCAAGATGGACGTCTCGGAAATTGTGACGCCGGAAGTGGCAAAAACACTCGCAAGGACTATCAAACCGAGTACGGTACAGGAAGGCGTGTATGTAGAGACTCAGGATATGAGGAAGGACGGGAGCTATGTGCCCGTTGAGGTGAGCTGCACGCTGGTCGAAATCAAGGGTCAACCGAGCGTGATCGCTGTTCTCAGGGACATAAGCGAGCGCATGGCTGCGGAGAAAACACTAAGGGAGAGCGAAGAGTGGTTCAGAAATATTTTCAACAGTATAAGGGATGGGATTTTTGTCATGCGGACCGATCGGAGCTTCGCTGACGTCAACAAGGCAGCCTGTGAGTTGTGGGGCTATAAACGTGATGAGATGCTACGGAAGGGTGTCCGGGACATTGTTCCTGCCGAAGTGGAGGCGATGATAAGCCCCTCTTGTATAGATAAGGTTGTGAGGAGGGGGAGTTGTATTGAGGCAAAAGGGATACGCAAGGACGGGAAGATCATCATGATCGAAGGTGGCGCCACCTTTGTGGAGGCCGGAGGAGAAAAGAAGATTATTGTGATAGTCCGCGATATCAGTGAGCGGAAACGGGTGGCGGAAAGACTCAGGAAGAGCGAGCTTAAATACAGGACATTGCTCGAAAATTTGCCTCAAAAAATCGTCTATAAGAACGTTGACTCGGTCTATATATCGTGTAACGAAAACTTCGCCAGGGATGCGAAAATGAAACCGGAAGAGATTGTGGGGAAAACGGATTTCGATTTATTCAAGAAAGAGCTTGCTGAAAGTTACAGGAAAGTTGACAGGCAGGTAATGAGATCGGGAAAAACAGAATACTTCGAAGAAAGGTATATGAAGGGTAGGCGCGAATCAATTATTCAAACAGTCAAAACGCCCGTGAGGGATGAAAAGGGCAGGATCACCGGCATACTGGGGATCTTCTGGGATATCACGAGGCGCAAGCAGGACGAGGAGAAGCTCAAGAAGTACCAGCGGCGCCTGGAGGAGATGGTGGAGGAGCGCACGGCGAAGCTGGCCGGGACAAATGAGAGGCTCCGGAAGGAAATCAACGAACGGAGAGAAACGGAGAAAGCGCTCAGGGGGTCCGAGGGCAGGCTGAGGGAGCGGAAAATGGCGCTCGAGAGAAAGAATATCGCCCTCGGTGAGATGATCGAGCAGATCGGGCATGAGAAAGAACATGTTAAAAATGATGTGGTGGTGAACGTGGAGAAGCTGTTGCTGCCGATCCTGCGGAAGCTGAAGGGGGGGACGACGCATATTGAAAGCAAATATATTGACCTGCTGCGGCGCACGTGCGAAGAATT